In Holophagales bacterium, one DNA window encodes the following:
- a CDS encoding Crp/Fnr family transcriptional regulator has product MLGSVDDWLARSEIYRRLKLEDRARLAKLAQVRSYGEGRTIFAEGDPSSHFITIVQGHVKVVKNTAAGKEVILELFGAGEPLGVLAAYEGHPFPATAVATEPTTCLLLPRDAFYALLEEHPSMVRGLLAGLTLRQIQLTNRLAELGSGRVESRLARLLLKLAGEVGTPTAGGTFIPLRLKRQELADFVGTTVETAIRIMSRWSKGGIVRTRRDGFLLVDRPALEAIGAGES; this is encoded by the coding sequence ACGCCTGGCGAAGCTGGCGCAGGTGCGGAGCTACGGAGAAGGGCGGACGATCTTCGCCGAAGGCGATCCGTCGAGCCACTTCATCACCATCGTCCAGGGCCACGTCAAGGTCGTCAAGAACACCGCCGCCGGCAAGGAGGTCATCCTCGAGCTCTTCGGCGCTGGCGAGCCGCTCGGCGTGCTCGCCGCCTACGAGGGTCACCCGTTCCCGGCCACCGCGGTCGCCACCGAGCCGACGACCTGCCTGCTGCTGCCGCGCGACGCCTTCTACGCGCTTCTCGAGGAGCATCCGTCGATGGTGCGCGGTCTGCTGGCCGGCCTCACCTTGCGGCAGATCCAGCTCACCAATCGTCTCGCCGAGCTCGGCAGCGGACGTGTCGAGTCGCGACTGGCGCGCCTGCTGTTGAAGCTCGCCGGGGAGGTCGGCACTCCGACGGCCGGGGGGACGTTCATTCCCTTGCGCTTGAAGCGTCAGGAGTTGGCCGACTTCGTCGGCACGACGGTGGAGACCGCCATCCGCATCATGAGCCGCTGGAGCAAGGGCGGCATCGTCCGGACGCGGCGCGACGGCTTCCTCCTCGTCGACCGGCCGGCGCTCGAAGCGATCGGCGCGGGCGAGAGCTGA
- a CDS encoding YceI family protein: MRAHRIAAATILALAALAARPAAATTYGIDKGHSNVDFSIRHLVGNVRGAFSDFDGTIVMDADPTKSSVEFTIQAKSIDTGNEQRDNHLRSADFFDVEKFPTLTFKSSAIKKTGDNAYQVTGTLTMRGVAKEITLPVTYLGEVKDPWGNTKAGFSTTTSLNRKDFGVSWNKTLDQGGFLLGDDVKVEINLEVGAKK, encoded by the coding sequence ATGAGAGCTCATCGCATCGCCGCCGCCACCATCCTCGCCCTCGCCGCCCTCGCCGCCCGACCGGCCGCCGCCACGACCTACGGTATCGACAAGGGGCACTCGAACGTCGACTTCAGCATCCGCCATCTGGTGGGCAACGTTCGCGGCGCCTTCAGCGACTTCGACGGCACCATCGTCATGGACGCCGATCCGACCAAGTCGTCGGTGGAATTCACCATCCAGGCCAAGAGTATCGACACCGGCAACGAGCAGCGGGACAACCACCTGCGCTCGGCCGACTTCTTCGATGTCGAGAAGTTCCCGACGCTGACCTTCAAGTCGAGCGCGATCAAGAAGACCGGCGACAACGCCTACCAGGTGACCGGCACGCTCACCATGCGCGGCGTCGCCAAGGAGATCACCCTGCCGGTGACCTACCTCGGCGAGGTCAAGGATCCGTGGGGCAACACCAAGGCCGGTTTCTCGACCACGACCAGCCTCAATCGCAAGGACTTCGGTGTGAGCTGGAACAAGACGCTCGACCAGGGCGGCTTCCTCCTCGGCGACGACGTCAAGGTCGAGATCAATCTCGAGGTCGGCGCCAAGAAGTAA
- a CDS encoding MarR family transcriptional regulator — translation MERSPTPLQQEIRQNRPFRSVGHAAAVGLLRTADHLRRQLAATLEPHGVTGQQYNVLRILRGAGEAGLPTLEIAQRMIEQAPGITRLLDRLEAKGWVERWRCREDRRQVLCRISSAGLDLLAALDAPVARVDEQCVAALSAAERTQLVDLLDAVRGHRRGTAPADTPTPGATAPNPNPERRTSS, via the coding sequence GTGGAAAGGTCACCGACCCCTTTGCAGCAGGAGATCCGACAGAACCGCCCCTTCCGTTCGGTGGGCCACGCGGCGGCCGTCGGCCTGCTGCGCACCGCCGACCATCTCCGGCGCCAGCTCGCCGCGACGCTCGAGCCGCACGGCGTGACAGGTCAGCAGTACAACGTGCTGCGGATCCTGCGCGGCGCCGGGGAGGCCGGCCTGCCGACCCTCGAGATCGCGCAGCGGATGATCGAGCAGGCGCCGGGAATCACCCGCCTGCTCGATCGGCTCGAGGCCAAAGGGTGGGTCGAGCGCTGGCGCTGCCGGGAGGACCGCCGCCAGGTGCTCTGCCGCATCTCGAGCGCCGGCCTCGACCTGCTCGCCGCCCTCGACGCGCCGGTCGCTCGGGTCGACGAGCAGTGCGTCGCCGCGCTCTCCGCCGCCGAACGAACGCAACTCGTGGACCTTCTCGATGCCGTGCGCGGACACCGCCGCGGCACCGCGCCCGCCGACACGCCGACACCCGGGGCCACCGCCCCGAATCCAAACCCCGAGAGGAGAACCTCGTCATGA
- a CDS encoding 2-dehydro-3-deoxyphosphogluconate aldolase, with protein MNPDDFLADLAVERSVAILRTGDRDVAAEAMEAAVRGGFRILEFTLGIPGAFDLVRRFSQRPGLVVGVGTVLTVAEVAEAAGAGARFVVSPVVDPAVVRSAVERGLAAMPGTQTPTEMLTAYRAGAPLQKLFPAPGTGPAYVSACLAPLPFLRLVPTNGADRDNCAAYLRAGAFAVGFTSPLFDAKELATGRFDRVEARARELRAAVAAA; from the coding sequence GTGAACCCAGACGACTTTCTCGCCGACCTCGCCGTCGAACGTTCGGTGGCCATCCTCCGCACCGGCGATCGCGACGTCGCCGCCGAGGCGATGGAAGCCGCCGTCCGCGGCGGTTTCCGGATCCTCGAGTTCACGCTCGGCATCCCCGGCGCGTTCGACCTCGTGCGCCGTTTCTCGCAGCGTCCCGGGCTCGTCGTCGGAGTCGGCACCGTGCTGACGGTCGCCGAGGTCGCCGAGGCCGCGGGCGCCGGCGCACGCTTCGTCGTCTCGCCGGTGGTCGACCCGGCGGTCGTGCGCTCAGCGGTCGAGCGTGGCCTCGCGGCGATGCCGGGGACGCAGACGCCCACCGAGATGCTCACCGCCTATCGCGCCGGTGCACCGCTGCAGAAGCTCTTCCCGGCTCCCGGGACCGGTCCGGCCTACGTCAGCGCCTGCCTCGCACCGCTGCCGTTCCTGCGACTGGTGCCGACGAACGGCGCCGACCGCGACAACTGCGCCGCCTACCTGCGGGCCGGAGCCTTCGCCGTCGGCTTCACCTCGCCGCTCTTCGACGCAAAGGAACTGGCAACCGGCCGCTTCGACCGGGTCGAGGCTCGCGCCCGCGAGTTGCGCGCCGCGGTCGCGGCAGCATAA
- a CDS encoding DUF11 domain-containing protein produces MPGARRVLLGLAAWLLAAGSTRAAAPPVELAPGIDLLVPAGWSVAPRFYSNAVELLGLPEQRASEYRSAWDTPGLDTWTARAVAMVEVRRDAADAESRLLALAGSGRGEVVWSSVGGWPAMQRTTDGTLSPKPRLERVREVPATFVSVAVAVGARIVHLEITLPRGDAERLADAQAIAAGLRFAAPGSGDATAAALERLRRAPVDDGPRPAGFAASAAPQQASSDLGTNVYAQGGAETEIVASADGVHVVVASQNNLRTSHDGGQSFTVSNSMPFSNFGDPSLALGQSGAFYLAGINNTAGCGNFGCATGIARSTDNGQSFPFRANAVTCPTSGGGACFPDQEHLAADRWNAAPGGDQVYSVWRNFTSGELPTIVCSQDGGLNWTAPATVDAAGKWARVAVGGDGFVYVVYADDPNGSGDIRLHKYSSCASGLVPQAGFPVTVFANYDGVACPVPGLDRCNRRNTLASYTLAADDTNPSHLYLAFAENDGSGEDVLVLDSTDGGATWPRSVAVNAASNAPRFMPWLCAMNGTAHVGWYDRRSATVANNDLTAYFRGSASVIGGNLVAGAEVNVSGVGDASCGAGWPCATDQQSDAESCSIQPQLAGICQDGSGVSSTNQRCDFTTGPACPSGESCSIRRGCPKYGDYTGIACGGGYVFVTWASATPPAGVTAPGGINTFVGVDRIGAAPDLQLTLTDAPDPVIALQTYAYTLSANNLGPTLAAGVTLADPLPPGVTFVSIAAPGWSCNTPAVGANGLVSCSLGALASNTAASPITLTVRAPDAITTVSNTATLAASTTDPTPADNVRNVTTTVISPAVLSATKELTSSGPYAQYAAVRYLVTMSNAGPGAQFDNPGDEFVDTLPGTLDLLAANASAGTASTGGGTVHWNGKIPAGGSVAITIDAAVAVASHQTIANQGQVSFDATGDGANDSTAPSDDPTVGGTSDPTVFESLSVIEVPTLGGAGRLLLGMLLLAGAAWVLARQRG; encoded by the coding sequence ATGCCGGGTGCTCGCAGGGTCTTGCTTGGTCTCGCTGCTTGGCTCCTCGCCGCCGGATCGACACGCGCCGCCGCACCGCCGGTCGAGCTCGCTCCGGGAATCGACCTCCTCGTCCCGGCAGGCTGGAGCGTCGCCCCCCGCTTCTACTCCAACGCGGTCGAGCTCCTCGGGCTGCCCGAGCAGCGAGCCTCCGAATACCGCTCCGCCTGGGACACTCCGGGGCTCGACACCTGGACCGCGCGTGCCGTGGCGATGGTCGAAGTCCGGCGCGATGCCGCCGACGCCGAGAGCCGCCTTCTCGCCCTGGCCGGGAGCGGCCGCGGCGAGGTCGTCTGGAGCAGCGTCGGCGGCTGGCCCGCGATGCAGCGGACGACCGACGGCACGCTCTCGCCGAAGCCTCGCCTCGAGCGCGTCCGCGAGGTGCCAGCCACCTTCGTGAGCGTCGCCGTGGCCGTCGGCGCGCGGATCGTCCATCTCGAGATCACCCTCCCGCGGGGCGACGCGGAGCGGCTCGCCGATGCCCAGGCGATCGCCGCCGGCCTGCGCTTCGCCGCGCCGGGATCCGGTGACGCCACAGCGGCCGCTCTCGAGCGTCTGCGCCGCGCGCCGGTCGACGACGGACCGCGACCCGCCGGCTTCGCCGCCTCGGCGGCCCCGCAGCAGGCGTCGTCGGACCTGGGCACCAACGTCTACGCCCAAGGCGGCGCCGAAACGGAGATCGTCGCCTCGGCCGACGGCGTCCACGTCGTCGTCGCCTCGCAGAACAACCTGCGCACCTCGCACGACGGCGGGCAGAGCTTCACCGTCTCGAATTCCATGCCGTTCTCGAACTTCGGCGACCCGTCGCTCGCGCTCGGCCAGAGCGGCGCTTTCTACCTCGCCGGCATCAACAACACGGCCGGCTGCGGCAATTTCGGCTGCGCCACCGGGATCGCCCGCTCCACCGACAATGGCCAGTCGTTCCCTTTTCGCGCCAACGCCGTCACCTGCCCGACGTCCGGCGGCGGCGCCTGCTTCCCCGATCAGGAGCACCTCGCCGCCGACCGGTGGAACGCCGCACCGGGCGGCGACCAGGTCTATTCCGTCTGGCGCAACTTCACCAGCGGCGAGTTGCCGACGATCGTCTGCTCGCAGGACGGCGGCCTCAACTGGACCGCACCGGCCACCGTCGACGCCGCCGGAAAGTGGGCGCGCGTGGCGGTGGGCGGGGACGGATTCGTCTACGTCGTCTACGCCGACGACCCCAACGGCTCCGGCGACATCCGCCTGCACAAGTACAGCTCGTGCGCCAGCGGCCTCGTGCCGCAGGCCGGCTTTCCGGTGACGGTCTTCGCCAACTACGACGGCGTCGCCTGCCCCGTCCCCGGCCTCGACCGCTGCAACCGCCGCAACACGCTCGCCAGCTATACGCTCGCGGCCGACGACACCAACCCCTCCCACCTCTATCTCGCCTTCGCCGAGAACGACGGCTCCGGCGAGGACGTGCTGGTGCTGGACTCGACCGACGGCGGCGCCACCTGGCCGCGCTCGGTCGCTGTCAACGCCGCATCCAACGCGCCGCGGTTCATGCCCTGGCTCTGCGCGATGAACGGCACGGCGCACGTCGGCTGGTACGACCGGCGGAGCGCGACGGTCGCCAACAACGACCTCACCGCCTACTTCCGCGGCAGCGCCTCGGTGATCGGCGGCAACCTCGTCGCCGGAGCGGAGGTCAACGTCTCCGGGGTCGGCGACGCCTCGTGCGGAGCCGGCTGGCCCTGCGCCACCGACCAACAGAGCGACGCGGAGAGCTGTTCGATCCAGCCGCAGCTCGCCGGGATCTGCCAGGACGGCTCGGGCGTCAGCTCGACCAACCAGCGTTGCGACTTCACCACCGGCCCGGCCTGTCCCTCCGGAGAGTCGTGCAGCATTCGCCGCGGCTGCCCCAAGTACGGCGACTACACCGGCATCGCCTGCGGCGGCGGCTACGTCTTCGTGACCTGGGCATCCGCGACGCCACCGGCCGGCGTCACGGCGCCGGGAGGGATCAACACCTTCGTCGGCGTCGACCGCATCGGGGCCGCTCCCGACCTGCAGCTCACGCTGACCGACGCTCCCGATCCGGTGATCGCGTTGCAGACCTACGCTTACACCCTGTCGGCGAACAACCTCGGCCCGACGCTCGCCGCGGGCGTCACCCTGGCCGATCCGCTGCCGCCCGGCGTGACCTTCGTGTCGATCGCCGCGCCGGGTTGGAGCTGCAACACACCGGCGGTCGGCGCCAACGGCCTGGTGAGCTGCTCGCTCGGCGCCCTGGCCAGCAACACCGCCGCCTCGCCGATCACGCTGACGGTGCGCGCACCGGATGCCATCACCACCGTCTCCAACACGGCCACGCTGGCCGCGTCGACGACCGACCCGACACCGGCCGACAACGTCCGCAACGTCACCACCACCGTGATCTCACCCGCCGTGCTTTCGGCGACCAAGGAGCTGACCAGCTCGGGTCCCTATGCGCAGTACGCGGCGGTCCGCTACCTCGTCACGATGAGCAACGCCGGACCCGGGGCGCAGTTCGACAACCCCGGCGACGAGTTCGTCGACACCCTGCCGGGGACCCTCGACCTGCTCGCCGCCAACGCATCCGCCGGCACGGCATCGACCGGCGGCGGCACGGTCCACTGGAACGGCAAGATTCCGGCGGGTGGGTCGGTGGCGATCACCATCGATGCGGCCGTTGCCGTGGCCTCGCACCAGACGATCGCCAACCAGGGACAGGTCTCCTTCGACGCGACCGGCGACGGGGCCAACGACAGCACGGCACCTTCCGACGACCCGACCGTGGGTGGGACGAGCGATCCCACCGTCTTCGAGTCGCTCTCCGTCATCGAAGTCCCGACACTCGGCGGCGCCGGGCGCCTGCTGCTGGGAATGCTCCTGCTCGCCGGAGCGGCCTGGGTCCTGGCGCGACAGCGGGGCTGA
- a CDS encoding rhodanese-like domain-containing protein, giving the protein MTRRFAVAAMLSLLGATVALAQDAPRPRPKSPDDIERLSTDQVKQALASGDAVLVDVRDPGVYDQEHAKGALSYYRYNSGKAGPELPKSKLIITYCT; this is encoded by the coding sequence ATGACGCGAAGGTTTGCCGTTGCCGCGATGCTGTCGCTCTTGGGGGCGACTGTCGCGCTGGCCCAGGATGCACCTCGCCCGCGACCGAAGAGCCCGGACGACATCGAACGGCTCTCGACCGACCAGGTCAAGCAGGCGCTCGCTTCCGGCGATGCGGTCCTCGTCGACGTGCGCGACCCCGGGGTCTACGACCAGGAGCACGCCAAGGGAGCCCTCTCCTACTATCGGTACAACAGCGGGAAGGCCGGCCCCGAGCTTCCGAAGTCGAAGCTCATCATTACCTACTGCACTTGA
- a CDS encoding aminotransferase class V-fold PLP-dependent enzyme, with the protein MTSDSSRRLAEFDRRHPRYRDTSPLDELRRREYSRLDREQHVYLDYTGGGLYADSQIRRHMELLLTQVLGNPHSSNPTSAAATMLIESCRARILRFFNAPEEEYAVVFTANASHALKLVGESYPFQPGDRFLLTFDNHNSVNGIREFDRARGAHTTYIPVLPPDLRADDAAVADALERHRTGRHHLFAFPAQSNFSGVQHPLEWVGLAKSLGWDVLLDAAAFVPSNRLDLTAIKPDFVAMSFYKMFGYPTGVGALIARREALAKLHRPWFAGGTITVVSVQADRFTPATGEAAFEDGTLNYAILPAVEHGLELLEQVGVERIHQRVACLTGWLIEELVALRHRNGEPLVHLYGPTTTERRGGTVTMNFYDPAGHFIDHALIEEEANRRRISLRTGCFCNPGAGELALGLSKGEIVSCFRRTHQAMTYEEFRRCIDDKSTGAVRVSLGLASTFADVEAFLDFARGFCDCPRADELSRRLAESAAAAG; encoded by the coding sequence ATGACCTCCGACTCCAGCCGCCGACTCGCCGAATTCGACCGGCGCCATCCCCGCTACCGCGACACCTCTCCGCTCGACGAGCTGCGCCGGCGCGAGTACTCGCGCCTCGACCGCGAGCAGCACGTCTATCTCGACTACACCGGAGGCGGCCTCTACGCCGACTCGCAGATCCGCCGGCACATGGAGCTGCTCCTCACGCAGGTGCTCGGCAACCCGCACTCGTCGAACCCGACGTCCGCCGCGGCGACCATGCTGATCGAGAGCTGCCGGGCCCGCATCCTGCGCTTTTTCAACGCACCCGAAGAGGAGTACGCGGTGGTGTTCACCGCCAACGCCAGCCACGCGCTCAAGCTGGTCGGCGAGTCCTACCCGTTCCAGCCCGGCGACCGCTTCCTGCTGACCTTCGACAACCACAACTCGGTCAACGGCATCCGGGAGTTCGACCGCGCCCGCGGAGCCCACACCACCTACATCCCGGTGCTGCCTCCCGATCTGCGCGCCGACGACGCCGCGGTCGCCGACGCGCTCGAACGCCACCGCACGGGCCGACATCACCTCTTCGCCTTCCCGGCGCAGAGCAACTTCTCCGGCGTGCAGCATCCTCTCGAGTGGGTCGGGCTCGCCAAGAGCCTGGGGTGGGACGTGCTGCTCGACGCCGCAGCGTTCGTGCCGAGCAACCGGCTCGATCTGACCGCGATCAAGCCCGACTTCGTCGCCATGTCGTTCTACAAGATGTTCGGCTATCCGACCGGTGTCGGCGCCCTGATCGCTCGCCGCGAAGCGCTTGCCAAGCTTCACCGTCCCTGGTTCGCCGGCGGCACGATCACCGTCGTGTCGGTGCAGGCCGACCGCTTCACTCCGGCGACCGGCGAGGCGGCGTTCGAGGACGGCACGCTCAACTACGCCATCCTGCCAGCCGTCGAGCACGGGCTCGAGCTGCTCGAACAGGTCGGGGTCGAACGGATCCACCAGCGCGTCGCCTGCCTCACCGGCTGGCTGATCGAGGAGCTTGTCGCCCTTCGCCACCGCAATGGCGAGCCGCTCGTCCATCTCTACGGGCCGACGACCACCGAGCGCCGCGGCGGCACGGTGACGATGAACTTCTACGACCCGGCAGGGCACTTCATCGATCACGCGCTGATCGAGGAGGAGGCGAACCGGCGCCGGATCTCGCTGCGCACCGGCTGCTTCTGCAACCCCGGCGCCGGCGAGCTGGCACTGGGACTGTCGAAGGGCGAGATCGTCAGCTGCTTCCGTCGCACCCACCAGGCGATGACCTACGAGGAGTTCCGGCGCTGCATCGACGACAAGTCGACCGGCGCGGTCCGCGTTTCGCTCGGACTCGCCAGCACCTTCGCCGATGTCGAGGCCTTCCTCGACTTCGCCCGCGGCTTCTGCGACTGCCCGCGAGCCGACGAGCTCAGCCGGCGCCTGGCCGAGTCGGCGGCGGCGGCCGGCTGA
- a CDS encoding diguanylate cyclase has protein sequence MPPKQGPEGHQPSAARGVRSRRPAVELQLATLLANLPGMAYRCRNDAGWTMEVVSEGVAALTGYPAESLVENRLLSYEELIHPADRDEVRAAVDEALAAGRPFEMTYRIRRSDGCERRVWERGRGIAGANGEVAWLEGFITDITERAQAEALLRTSEARWRALVTHSPAIIVVLQRDGTIEWMNRTPTDEPGSEVIGTCLLDYLSEGHKLRWSDALDRVWVERRTDRFDSIVVLPSGEEVCFENLVAPVLANGEVVAAICVAIDVSLRREAELRQRLGAAVFETAAEGIVITDRAGSIVSVNAGFEEITGYTAAEVLGGNPRIIASGRHDEAFYAAMWQALAADGAWAGEIWNRRKSGQVYPEWLSIRAIRDAGGELTHYVGIFSDISERKQSEERIRFLAHHDPLTELPNRLLLADRVKQAARLSERAGRKVGLVLLDLDRFKAINDRCGHAVGDHVLQAVARRLAGTLRDGDTVSRFGGDEFVLVLPGLRHPEDAGRIAGKCLESLSVPIVASGATFELGASLGIAILPDDGRGLEELLRRADTAMYLAKQSGGGCFRFFGADLNLRTFEVLSLETRLRRGIEEHELEARFAPRLTLAGHDLTGLVLQPVWRHPELGCLTAETFMPLAERRGLVAPLAAWMMESAALARDVVATWSGEPAPLVSVALPRQALEMEEIRLALVASEPARRGGIELVLPADLLVGDPAYQVQTGQFRRAGFRIAAGELGRAPVCIESLVHLSPSRLILAPERRLEVEGGRPLVSYLRAMTGLAGGLGVPLAAAAVFRSDLLSTLLAGGVAEAHGDALAPAVGLDELGEKRWVRDGDREHGRSARQLS, from the coding sequence GTGCCGCCGAAACAGGGTCCAGAAGGCCACCAGCCGTCCGCCGCACGCGGGGTCCGGAGCCGTCGTCCCGCCGTCGAGCTGCAGCTCGCGACGCTGCTCGCGAACCTGCCCGGGATGGCCTATCGCTGCCGCAACGACGCGGGCTGGACGATGGAGGTGGTGAGCGAGGGCGTGGCTGCGCTCACCGGCTACCCGGCCGAGTCGTTGGTCGAGAACCGCCTGCTCAGCTACGAGGAGCTGATCCACCCCGCGGACCGGGACGAGGTCCGGGCGGCCGTGGATGAGGCGTTGGCCGCCGGGAGACCGTTCGAGATGACCTATCGCATCCGGCGGAGCGACGGGTGCGAGCGGCGGGTCTGGGAGCGCGGCCGGGGAATCGCCGGGGCGAACGGCGAGGTGGCCTGGCTCGAAGGGTTCATCACCGACATCACCGAACGAGCCCAGGCGGAGGCCCTGCTGCGCACCTCGGAGGCTCGCTGGCGTGCGCTCGTCACCCACTCGCCGGCGATCATCGTCGTGCTCCAGCGCGACGGCACGATCGAGTGGATGAACCGGACGCCGACGGACGAGCCCGGCTCGGAGGTGATCGGCACCTGCCTGCTCGACTACCTGAGCGAAGGTCACAAGCTCCGCTGGAGCGATGCGCTCGACCGCGTGTGGGTCGAGCGACGGACCGATCGCTTCGACTCGATCGTCGTGCTGCCCTCGGGAGAGGAGGTCTGTTTCGAGAACCTCGTGGCGCCGGTGCTGGCGAACGGCGAGGTCGTCGCCGCCATCTGCGTCGCCATCGACGTGTCGCTGCGCCGCGAGGCCGAGCTCCGCCAGCGGCTCGGCGCCGCGGTCTTCGAAACCGCGGCGGAGGGGATCGTGATCACGGATCGTGCCGGCTCGATCGTCTCGGTCAATGCGGGATTCGAGGAGATCACCGGGTACACGGCGGCCGAGGTGCTCGGCGGGAATCCGCGAATCATCGCCTCGGGCCGGCACGACGAGGCGTTCTACGCGGCGATGTGGCAGGCGTTGGCAGCCGACGGCGCCTGGGCCGGCGAGATCTGGAATCGGCGCAAGAGCGGGCAGGTCTATCCCGAGTGGCTGTCGATCCGAGCCATCCGCGACGCCGGTGGTGAGCTGACCCACTACGTCGGGATCTTCTCCGACATCAGCGAGCGCAAGCAGAGCGAGGAACGGATCCGCTTCCTCGCGCACCACGATCCGCTCACCGAGCTCCCGAACCGGCTCTTGCTCGCCGACCGGGTCAAGCAGGCGGCCCGCCTCTCCGAGCGCGCCGGTCGCAAGGTCGGCCTGGTGTTGCTCGACCTGGATCGCTTCAAGGCGATCAACGATCGCTGTGGCCACGCCGTGGGCGATCACGTGCTCCAGGCGGTGGCGCGTCGTCTGGCCGGCACGCTGCGCGACGGCGACACGGTCTCGCGCTTCGGCGGAGACGAGTTCGTCCTCGTGCTCCCTGGGCTGCGCCACCCGGAGGATGCCGGGAGGATCGCCGGCAAGTGCCTCGAGTCGCTTTCGGTGCCGATCGTCGCCTCGGGCGCCACCTTCGAGCTCGGAGCCAGCCTCGGAATCGCCATCCTGCCGGATGACGGGCGGGGCCTGGAGGAGCTCCTGCGTCGCGCCGACACGGCGATGTACCTCGCCAAGCAATCGGGTGGCGGCTGCTTCCGTTTCTTCGGTGCCGATCTCAACCTGCGGACCTTCGAGGTCCTGAGCCTCGAGACGCGCTTGCGCCGGGGGATCGAAGAGCACGAGCTCGAAGCACGCTTCGCGCCCCGCTTGACTCTGGCGGGACACGATCTGACCGGCCTCGTGCTGCAGCCGGTCTGGCGGCATCCCGAGCTCGGCTGTCTGACGGCCGAAACGTTCATGCCGCTCGCCGAGCGCCGCGGGCTCGTGGCGCCGCTCGCGGCCTGGATGATGGAGTCGGCCGCTCTCGCCCGAGATGTCGTCGCCACCTGGAGCGGCGAGCCCGCTCCGTTGGTGTCCGTGGCCCTGCCGCGGCAGGCGCTCGAGATGGAGGAGATCCGGCTCGCCCTGGTGGCGAGCGAGCCAGCCAGGCGCGGCGGCATCGAGCTCGTCCTGCCGGCGGATCTGCTCGTCGGAGACCCGGCTTACCAGGTCCAGACCGGCCAGTTCCGCCGCGCAGGGTTTCGCATCGCCGCCGGCGAGCTGGGGCGCGCGCCGGTCTGCATCGAGTCCCTCGTGCACCTGTCGCCGAGCCGCCTGATCCTGGCCCCCGAGCGGCGCCTCGAGGTCGAGGGGGGGCGGCCTCTGGTTTCCTATCTCCGCGCCATGACCGGTCTGGCGGGTGGTCTCGGCGTGCCGCTTGCCGCCGCCGCGGTCTTCCGGAGCGATCTGCTGTCGACGCTGCTGGCCGGAGGCGTCGCGGAGGCGCACGGCGATGCGTTGGCACCGGCGGTGGGCCTCGACGAGTTGGGGGAGAAACGTTGGGTCCGCGACGGCGATCGCGAACACGGTCGAAGTGCGCGTCAGCTGTCGTAG